The nucleotide sequence GATACTGACTCGTCACCGTCGGGGGCAGCGTGGGAGCGGGGGTCGGGGTTCCGCTGCTGATCGGGGTCCCGGCGCCGCATGCGGCCAAGAGCCCTGCGGCAAGAAATGCGAGCGCAAAGCGCACCGTAGCCAACACAGCGACGGTATATTGGCAGGCTGCCTTCGCATTCCCGCACCGCGGCGGGACGACTAATCCTAAATAATTAGTTGACAAGCCCCGCCTGAGGGCGTATGCTGCAACTAAATCGTTAGTAGAAGCCAAGGAGGCACCACGAGCCATGACCCGCAGCACCGATAGCACCAGCGCAGAGCGGCCGACCACCGCCCGGACGCGCGTACGCATCCCAGATGCTCTCGTGCCGGCCCGTCTCTTCCCGGGCTGGGGCCCGGGTCTGATGGGGCGCTGACGATGGCTCGACGACGTTCCGCGACGCTGACCGAGGCCGAACTCCGCCTCATGGAAGTGCTCTGGGGGAAGGGCCGGGCGACGGTCGCCGACGTGACCGCTGCGCTACCTCCGCCGCCGCTCGCGTACAACAGCGTGCTCACGACGATGCGGATTCTCGAACGAAAAGGGTACGTCGCGCACGAGGAGGCGGGGCGGGCGTTCGTCTATCGCCCGCTGCTCGAACGCGAAGAGGCGGCCGGGCACGCCGTCGGACACGTCCTTTCACGCTTCTTTGACAACAGCGCGGGCACGCTTGCGCTACGCTTGATCGAAAACGAGCGCCCGTCGGAGACGGAGCTCGCTCGCCTCAAAGCCTTGATAGAAGAGTACGAGGAGAACGCGAAGTGATCGCCTGGCAGCAAGAATTCATCACCATCGCGAGCGCGCTGGCAGCGATCGCCATCAACGCCCTCTGGCAGGACGCGCTGCTGGTGCTCTGCGTCTGGCTGCTCCTCAAAGCGTGGCCGCGCGTCAATGCGGCGACGCGGTACACGGTGTGGAGCGCGACGCTCGTTGCGGCCTTCATCGTGCCGGTCGCGACCACGCTCGCCTTCTTCGCACCCTCGCGGACGATCGTAACGACGGCCGCGCAGCGCTCGAATCCGCAGTCGCACGAAACCATGGTTTCCGGGGTGAAGGCGGCAACGGCGGCGCGCGCGACCGAGCGGGCGCCGGTGCCCGCCGCAACGCAAGCGGCGATCGCGCTGCCGCAGCGGCTTCGCCTGCAGTTGCCCATACCGCTCGCCATCGGCATCTTCGTGGCGTGGGTGATCCTCGCCACGTACGCGCTCGTCCGTCTCGCGATCGGCCTCGTGCGCTTGGAACAGCTCAAGCGCGACGCGCTGCCGCTTCCGGTCGAGTATCGCGACGCGATGCCGCAGTGGCTTAGCGCGAACAAAGGCGCTCGCGACGTGCGGCTCTGCGTGAGCGACGAGACCGACGTCCCGGTCGCGGTGGGGCTCTTCGATGCGATGATTCTCGTCCCGCGCTCGCTATTGGATCGTCTCTCCCATCCGGAAGTAGATCAGATCTGCCTGCACGAGCTGGCACACCTGCGCCGCGCCGACGACTGGACGAACGGCATGCAGCGCCTGATCAACGCGCTGCTCGGTTGGAATCCCGCCGCGATCTTCGCCGGCCAGCAGCTCGACCTCGAGCGCGAAGTGGCCTGCGACGACTGGGTGGTCTCGTTCGTACACACGATTCGCCCGTACGCTCTCTGCTTGACGAAGATGGCCGAGACCGCGACGTGGCCCCGGCAGGCGATTCCGGCACCCGGCGTCTTTGCGACGCGCAAGCACATCTCGCTCCGCATCGAGCGTCTGCTCGGCGCCGGACGCAACATGGCGACGAATCTCTCGATCGCACCGACCGCGGCTGCGATCGCGGTCGTCGGCGCGCTCGCGCTCGCGTTCTCGCTCGTGGCGCCCTCGGTCGCCGCCTCACCCGTCGTAGCGGCGGTACCGGCAGTTCCCTCCGTGCCTACCGTAACGGCGAAGCCCGTGCCTGCAAAACCCGCGCCCGCGCAGCCTGCCGACGTCCAGCCGGCAGTCGTGAAGCCGGACCTGCCGCTCCACATCGCCGTTGCGATACCCGCGACGAAGCTCGGCGTCACGCTGCCGCGCATCGACACGTCGAAGATGCTCGCCCAGACGATGTCGTCCGACGGGCGTAGCTGCTCTGGATGCAACTTCGCCGGCGTCGACTGGTCGGGACGTGACAAGCACGGCGTCAGCTACCTCGGTGTGGATCTCAGCGGCGCGAAGCTGATCGGCACGAACTTCTCAGATGGGAACTTCAGCGGCGTCGATTTCAGCAAAGCCGATCTGCACAACGCCTCATTCCGCGGAGCGCACCTCGTCGGCTGCGACTTCTCGGGAGCCAATCTTTCCGGCGTAGACTTCACCGGGGCGCGCCTCTCCGGCTGCCAGTTCACCGGCGCGCGGCTGACCGCGGCGTCGCTGCGGGACGTACTCAATAGCTGCAGCGGTTGCGACTTCACCCACGCGAACTTGAGCGGGGCCGACCTCTCGAACGTCCGCGCAAACGGCGACGACTTCACCGGAGCCGATCTGCGCGGTGCTAATTTCTCCGGCGCGCAGCTCACCGGGATGGACTTTACAAAAGCGCGGATGGACGGCGCGAACTTCTCCGGCGCAACCTTGAGCGGCTGCGACCTCAGCGGCGTCGATCTCACGCGCGTCGATCTTAGTAAAGCAAAACTCATCGGCATGGACCTCACGAAGCCGTAACTTCACTCTAGCGAGCGCCCCTTACAACGCCTCGCCGTCGAGAGGCCTGGTTTCGTGCGTCCTCGAGGCGGCCCAACACGGAGGAAATTGAGAGATGACAGCCTTGGTACCGCTCCTGTTCGCGCTCGCGACGGTCGCCGGCGCCGGGCCCGGTCTGCCCGGAACGTGCATCGGCTGCGACTTCGCGGGACGCGACCTGCACGGCGCAAACCTGCGCGGCGTGCTCGCCGGCGACGCGTTGCGGCAAGCGAGCCGTTCGAACCTCGCGGGCGCGCTGCTGTAAATGCTTGGACGGCTCGCCGCCGGCGCCGTTGCCGTCGCATTCGCCGCGACGACCGCGTGCGCGCTCGCCTATCCGACGATCGCGGTGCCGCAGTCGGCGGATCCGCCGCTCGATCCGGGTGCGCCGCTCTCGGACTGGGCGCAGGCATCGAATTTCGACCTGACCTGGAACGCGGTGAAGTCGCGGCCGGCCAGCGAAGAGACGAAGGCGTGGATCTCGACCGACGGCCGTTCGCTCTACGTGCGGTTCGACGCAAAACAGAGCGAGTCGATTGCCGCCGCGCAGCACACCAACGACGTCGGCCAGGGCAGCGACGACGAAGTCTGGATCGACCTCTGGCCGAACGGCATCAGCGGCTACTTCTATCAATTCTTTGCGACGCCGAACGGCACGCATTACCAATATTCGTCCGAGAACACGGCGTACTCGCCGAACTGGGAATCGCAGGGCGCCGTCCACGCCGGCGGTTATACCGTGACGATGCGTATTCCGTTCGACGTGCTGCGCAACGCGCGCGGCGGCACGTGGAAGGCCCAGTTCGTGCGCTACGTGCGCGCGACCGGCGAACAGCAGGTCTGGTCGTACGATCGCGTGCAGATGCAGCCGGATTCCTACGGCAACTCCGATTATGCGCACGCGGGCTCGATCGCGGTGCCGCAGCTCAGCGTCGGCTCGGCCCGGCCGAAGCCGCGCGCCGCGATGTACGCGCTCGGCGAGGCGGCGAGCAAATCGATCGGCGGCTCGACCTCGCGCGTTGGCGCCGATCTGTCGATCCCGATCACGCCGACGGCTTCGTTCTACTCGACGTTCCATCCCGATTACTCCAACGTCGAGCTCGACCAGCAGACGATCGCGCCGACGGTCTACCAGCGCTACTACAGCGAGGTGCGGCCGTTCTTCACGCAGGCCGCGAACTTCTACAATCAGTTCAACTGTAACGTCTGCCAGAACATCCAATCGCTCTACACGCCGGCGATTCCGACGCCCGCCGAGGGCTACGCGGTCGAGGGGAAAGAGGGACCACTCGGGTTTGCGACGTTCGACTCGATCGGCGACAATCGAAACGATCTGGCGAGCGCGCTCGACTTCACCTCGTCGGATACCCGGCTATTTACGAACTTCCAGCGCGTCTCGGTGAATATGCCCGGCCTAAACGACAACACGATCGAGGGCGGCATGGGCTACTCCGACCTCAAGCACCTCAGTCTCTACGCGAACTACGGCAGCGATACGGGCACGAACGTGCTCGTTCCGAATCAGGGACAGTACTACGAAGGCGGCGGCGGCTGGGCGAACCAGACGTTCGGCTTCTTCGGCGCGATGCGAAAGATCGGCGAGTATTACGACCCCGTCGACGGCTTCATCTCGCACCCCGGCATCGCCGGGTACGCGCTCTACTCCGCGAAGATCTGGGACTTCAGCGGCAACGACAAGCTCGCGGCGGTCGGCATCGCCGGAATGCTCGACCGCTATGAGGGCCCGACGCAGGGCCAGGCCCAGAGCGACAACTCGCTGATGCTCGACGTGCTGACGAAGAGCGCGCTCGATTTCCAGGTCTTCACCGGCTCGAACTACTGGCGCTTCGGCGACGTGTTGACGCCGGTCTCGCAGAACGGCGGCTTCGCCTTCACGTACGACAGCGGGTTGCAGACGAATAATCCGGGGCAGTTCCCATACCACGGGCCGTCGTCGTGGCCGACCTCGATCTCGTATAACGAGGGGCACTACGGCACCGGCCGGCTCGATACGTGGTTCCGCAGCACGACGATCCGCGTCGGCAACCACGGGGCGCTGACGCTTGCGCTCGACGATACCGCGCAGTGGCTTCCATCGCCGGGCCCGGACAACATCCAGTGGTTCGAGAGCCTTAGTTACGCGTATCAGATCGGCAGCAACTCATCGTTTGCGATCGGGCTGCGGCGCGTCGTCGGAACGCCGCCGCTCCCAAACGGCGGCGGCGATTGCATCGGCACCTGCTCGAACGTCTCGGTTGCCTACCACCTGCGGCTGCGCACGAGCGAGGTCTATCTGGCCTACGGCAACCCCAACGCGCTGACGACGGTGCCGCAGGCGATCTTCAAGATCATCTTCTATGCGGGCGCCGCGAAGGGGACGTAGAATATGGCGGCATGCGTCTTTTGATCATAGCGGCTCTCGCGTTCGCCCTCGCGCCCCTCGCCGTCGCGGCGGCGCCGGTGGAGCCCGAAGACCTTTTTAAGCTGACGTTCCTGAGCAACGCCTCGATCTCGCCGGACGGCGCGCACGTGCTCGTCGTCGCCTCGCGGATGAACGGTCCGAAGGACACCTACGACCGAACGATCGAGCTCGTGGACGTCTCGAGCGGACGTCTCACGCACGACGTTACGGGCCGCATCGGCGACGGCGATTACGCGTGGATGCCCGACGGGCGCAGCTTCGTCTTCGTGCGGACCGTCGAGAAGCAGAAACCGCAGCTCTACCGCTACACGCTCGCGAACGGCGCCATCGTTCAACTGACGCACGTCAAGCAGGGCGTCTCGAGCCCGGTCGTCGACCATGCCGGCGATCGCATCGCGCTGACCGTGACCGACGTCGACCCCGCGCCGAACGCGCTCATAGACTTCAAGAAGGCCGGTTTCACGCCGAAGGACTCGCAGAAGAAGAGCGACATCCAGCAGATCGACGAACTCTTCTTCGAGACGAACGGCCAGGGTTACACCTATCGCGATCATCAGCACATCTGGACGATCGCCGCCGATGGATCGAACGCAAAGCAACTAACGTCGGGCCAGTACTCCGAAGGGTTCGACGCGTGGTCGCCCGACGACTCGACGATCCTCTTCGATTCGCTGCGCTTCGAGTCGGTCGACAGCGGCACGAACGACGTCTATACGATGCCGTCGTCGGGAGGCGCGATGCAGAAAGTCGCTTCGCCGCTGCCCGCGAACTTCGGTTTCTTCATCGGCGCCGACGGTAAGCGGGTCTTCTATTTGAGCGGCGACGTGCGCGATTCGGCCGAGCAGCCCGGGCTCGTCTCGGCGAACCTCGACGGCTCCGACCGGCGGGTCGTCGTCGCGCGCGACACGGTCGGCTGGGGCGACTCGCTGCTCGCCGACATGAAAGAGGGCGGCGGGCTCTGCGGGGCGCCGCTTCCCGACGGAAAACGCGCGCTGCTCAACGTCGACGGGCCCGGCTACTCGAATTTGCGAACGATCGACTTAACCAGCGGCGTTCTGAGCGACGCGACACCGCCGCAGGGCGAAGCCTGGTCGTGCACGGTTTCGCACGACGGACGCACGGTTGCGTATCTCTACAGCGATTTCACGCATCCGGCCGACGTCTTCGTCGCACGTCTCGACGGCGGCCAGCCCCGCCGGCTGACGAACGTCAACGCGGCCTATCTCGCGTCGGTGACGCTCTCGCAGCCGCAGGAGTTCAGCGTCAAGGATCCCGCCGGCTTCACCGTGCAGGCGTGGTTCATGCCCGCGACGACGCCCGGCGCGAAACATCCGACGCTGCTCGATATCCACGGCGGACCCGAGACGCAATTCGGCGACACGTTCTTCCAGGAGTTTCAACTCTATGCGGCCCGCGGTTACAACGTCGTCTTCTCCGATCCGGCCGGCAGCACGGGCCACGGTTACGCGTTTGAGGAGTCGCTCGAGCGGAACTACGGCGACGCGATGTTCCAGGACGTGCAGG is from Candidatus Binatia bacterium and encodes:
- a CDS encoding BlaI/MecI/CopY family transcriptional regulator, producing the protein MARRRSATLTEAELRLMEVLWGKGRATVADVTAALPPPPLAYNSVLTTMRILERKGYVAHEEAGRAFVYRPLLEREEAAGHAVGHVLSRFFDNSAGTLALRLIENERPSETELARLKALIEEYEENAK
- a CDS encoding S9 family peptidase, which produces MRLLIIAALAFALAPLAVAAAPVEPEDLFKLTFLSNASISPDGAHVLVVASRMNGPKDTYDRTIELVDVSSGRLTHDVTGRIGDGDYAWMPDGRSFVFVRTVEKQKPQLYRYTLANGAIVQLTHVKQGVSSPVVDHAGDRIALTVTDVDPAPNALIDFKKAGFTPKDSQKKSDIQQIDELFFETNGQGYTYRDHQHIWTIAADGSNAKQLTSGQYSEGFDAWSPDDSTILFDSLRFESVDSGTNDVYTMPSSGGAMQKVASPLPANFGFFIGADGKRVFYLSGDVRDSAEQPGLVSANLDGSDRRVVVARDTVGWGDSLLADMKEGGGLCGAPLPDGKRALLNVDGPGYSNLRTIDLTSGVLSDATPPQGEAWSCTVSHDGRTVAYLYSDFTHPADVFVARLDGGQPRRLTNVNAAYLASVTLSQPQEFSVKDPAGFTVQAWFMPATTPGAKHPTLLDIHGGPETQFGDTFFQEFQLYAARGYNVVFSDPAGSTGHGYAFEESLERNYGDAMFQDVQAVMDAAVQRPDVDASRLGVLGGSYGGYATLWVISHTNRYKVAVAERAVSNVQSENLAADFAGKNGLGGGYYTWGPPWDPASTDYAKFSPLTYVAGIHTPVMILHADEDTRAPIDQTLQEFTSLKILGQTVEYVAVPNENHDLSRTGAPIHRTERLHLILDWLQHYI
- a CDS encoding pentapeptide repeat-containing protein — its product is MIAWQQEFITIASALAAIAINALWQDALLVLCVWLLLKAWPRVNAATRYTVWSATLVAAFIVPVATTLAFFAPSRTIVTTAAQRSNPQSHETMVSGVKAATAARATERAPVPAATQAAIALPQRLRLQLPIPLAIGIFVAWVILATYALVRLAIGLVRLEQLKRDALPLPVEYRDAMPQWLSANKGARDVRLCVSDETDVPVAVGLFDAMILVPRSLLDRLSHPEVDQICLHELAHLRRADDWTNGMQRLINALLGWNPAAIFAGQQLDLEREVACDDWVVSFVHTIRPYALCLTKMAETATWPRQAIPAPGVFATRKHISLRIERLLGAGRNMATNLSIAPTAAAIAVVGALALAFSLVAPSVAASPVVAAVPAVPSVPTVTAKPVPAKPAPAQPADVQPAVVKPDLPLHIAVAIPATKLGVTLPRIDTSKMLAQTMSSDGRSCSGCNFAGVDWSGRDKHGVSYLGVDLSGAKLIGTNFSDGNFSGVDFSKADLHNASFRGAHLVGCDFSGANLSGVDFTGARLSGCQFTGARLTAASLRDVLNSCSGCDFTHANLSGADLSNVRANGDDFTGADLRGANFSGAQLTGMDFTKARMDGANFSGATLSGCDLSGVDLTRVDLSKAKLIGMDLTKP